The following are from one region of the Chitinivibrionales bacterium genome:
- a CDS encoding acyl carrier protein: MMNPAEIKAVIRGLITEIAEDMEIDTAKITDTGHFINDMGLDSMALLEVLATMEKKFGITIPETEFPNIVTIDKCAETVEKYLKNKK, translated from the coding sequence ATGATGAATCCGGCCGAAATCAAGGCAGTCATCCGCGGGCTGATCACCGAGATCGCGGAAGACATGGAAATTGACACAGCGAAAATCACCGACACCGGCCATTTCATCAACGACATGGGCCTCGACTCGATGGCGCTCCTCGAAGTGCTCGCCACCATGGAGAAGAAATTCGGAATCACCATCCCGGAAACGGAGTTCCCCAACATCGTGACCATCGATAAGTGCGCGGAGACGGTGGAAAAGTATTTGAAGAATAAGAAGTAG